In the Deltaproteobacteria bacterium genome, TTTTGTCGGATTTTCCTGAAGCGGCTGTCTCGGGTTTTATGTCCCAGTACCTCGACAGAGCGATTCTCCTGCTCTCCAGATCGACTGTCAGGTAGTGCCCCCCCCGGAGTTGTTCTATCCCCTTAAAGAATGTCTCCCCCGTGGTGTCGAGGTGACCGTATGCGAGATAAGGATAGATACAGGCGTCATTTGGGATCCGCCTCACCCTGGGATATGCCAGAATAGCCTTTATCTCGGAGGCGAAGAGGAATCGATCCCCTTCCCTGCAAAAGTAGAAGGGCTTGATACCGAACCTGTCCCTGGCGCAGAAGAGCCTTCTTTTCTTTCCGTCCCATAGGGCAAAAGCCCACATACCGTTGAATCTTCGAAGGCAATCAACTCCCCACTGTTCATAACTATGGAGTATCACCTCTGAATCCGTATTTGACCTGAACCTGTGTCCCCTTTTTCTCAATTCTTCACGGATCTCCAGGAAGTTGTATATCTCCCCGTTGTAAGTTATCCATATGGTTCCATCCTCGTTGGGCATGGGTTGATGACCAGCGGCGGAAAGGTCGATAATCGACAGGCGCCGGTGGCCCAACCCGAGAAAGAAGGGCTCCCCTGCAGCATCTGTTTCCATCCCGTCGAGTTCGAGGGTTACACCGTTTCCGAACAACACGTATCCCTCATCGTCAGGACCTCTGTGTGCAATGGCCGCGGTCATCGACTTCAAACAAGAAACGTGAACCGAACCGTCCCCAAATTCGCATATGCCGGCAATCCCGCACACAACCCGTCCCCCTAAATCAAGACGAAGAGGAAAGCTCCTGGTAGACCGTCACGAGCTTTCCTTCCTGCTTCTCCCAGCAGAGCTCCTTCTTGGCCTCTCTGATATTAGCAACGATCCTCCGATACAT is a window encoding:
- the asnB gene encoding asparagine synthase (glutamine-hydrolyzing) translates to MCGIAGICEFGDGSVHVSCLKSMTAAIAHRGPDDEGYVLFGNGVTLELDGMETDAAGEPFFLGLGHRRLSIIDLSAAGHQPMPNEDGTIWITYNGEIYNFLEIREELRKRGHRFRSNTDSEVILHSYEQWGVDCLRRFNGMWAFALWDGKKRRLFCARDRFGIKPFYFCREGDRFLFASEIKAILAYPRVRRIPNDACIYPYLAYGHLDTTGETFFKGIEQLRGGHYLTVDLESRRIALSRYWDIKPETAASGKSDKTYADEFLELFTDAVRMRLRSDVTVGTCLSGGLDSSSIVCITSRLLGNNGLRTFSSCFEDERYDERPFIDEV